The Colletotrichum destructivum chromosome 8, complete sequence genome includes the window TAGCGCCTTAGTCGATAAGCACCGATAAGCCAGAAAATTTTTGGGCGAGAGCAAGCGGTTCTCTGCTTGGAGGGAAAGTTTGAAAGTTACGGTCCCTGCAGCCAAAtcttcctccatcatccaccGCAGGAGATCCCCTCAACAGAACGGAACCTCCCCCTCCATACCGTTCACCATGGGTTCCCAGAAGAAAAACCTCaaggcgacgaagaagtTCGAGAAGAACCACCTGAAGGGTGTTCTGGACAAGAGGAAGGAGACGGCAAAGGTCAAGCAGCGCATGcaggtcaaggccaagaagcagtCCAAGAATACCAAGGATTCCGAATTCTTCAAGAAGGATGAGGCCGCTGCCAAGGCAAAGGCCAATGGCCACCAGAAGGACGCCAAGGTCAGCGCCATGAGTGTCGACGACTTCTTCCAGGGCGGCTTTGAGGACATCATcgacaagaaggacaagaagtcggcgaagaagcttGGCAAGCGGAAGCGCGATGCGCCCGCGGGAGAGGAGGGATtcgactcggactcggacgcGGGGGACTTCTCCGGCGAGGATGAGCCCGTCGCCAGCGATAGCGAGGACGGTGGTagcgacgatgacgagaacCTCGGTATGACCAAGGAGGCCATGGACAAGCTCGCCCAGAACGACCCCGAATTCTACAAGTTCCTCAAGGAGAACGATCCGGAAGCCCTTGACTTTGACGAGAACGCCGACCTTGCCGAGGTAGACGAACTCAGCGCCGGCAGCGACcactcggacgacgacgagcaaCCGAAAAAGAAGCGCAAGAAggacgccaagaagaaggccgccccggaggaggaggaagtcctcgtcgacaacgagCTAACGCGCGAGATGGTGGCCAAGTGGAAGAAGCTGATTGAGGAGAAGCAGAGCTTGCGCGCCGCGAGACAGGTTGTTCTGGCCTTCCGCTGTGCGGCTCACctcaacgaggacgacgccgatgatgagaAGACGCAGAGATACACCATCTCCAGCCCCGAGGTCTTCCACGACATCCTGATCGTTGCCCTCAAGCAGATCCCCGAGATTATCTCGCACCACCTTCCCATCAAAGAGTCGGCGTCCGGCAAAATCTACGTGCCTACCGACTCGAAGAAGTTCCACACGCTGTCCATTATGATCAAGACCTTCACCGCCTCTATCATCCACCTTCTCAGCACGCTGTCCGACGACTCGACCCTCAAGCTCACCATCGGTTCACTAGAGCCCTTGGTTCCCTACCTGATGTCTTTTCGGAAGCTCCTCAAGGCCCTCATCAAAACTGTTGTCAACTACTGGGCCAGACCGGCCAGCTCAGAAACCACCAAGATCACGTCCTTCCTTGTCTTGCGGAgactcgtcgtcatcggtgACAAGGGTATCCGCGAGACAGTTCTCAAGGCCGTGTACCAAGGACTCGTCTCTAGCTGCAGAGCAACAAACATCAATACCATCCAGGGCATCAATTTGATGAAGAACTCGGCCGCAGAGCTGTGGGGTATCGACCAAACCGTTGGCTACACCACCGCCTTCACGTTCATCCGCCAACTGGCCATCCACCTGAGAAACAGCATTGtcaagaaggaaaaggacgCCCACAAGATCGTCTACAATTGGCAGTACACCCACTCGCTCGACTTCTGGTCATGCGTGCTTTCCGAGCACTGCAGCTCCttgaaggaggcggaggcgggcaAGGAAAGCCAGCTGAAGCTCCTGATCTACCCGCTGGTGCAAGTCACGCTGGGTGCGATGCGCCTCATTCCCTCGCCCActttcttccccctccgCTTCCACTTGATTCGCTCCATCCTCCGCTTGTCTCGTGCGACCAATACCTATATCCCTCTCGCCTCCGCTCTcatcgaggtcctcgagTCAGCCGACATGAGACGTTTCCCCAAGGCGTCGTCGATCAAACCCCTCGACTTCAACGTTGCGTACAAGGCGCCCAAGTCGTACCTCCGTACGCGTGTCTACcaagacggcgttggcgagcaGGTTGTTGAGCTCTTCAGCGAGTACTTCACCATATGGGCCAAGAACATCGCGTTCCCCGAGTTCACGCTGCCTGTTCTCATCCAGTTGAAGCGCTGGGTCAAGCAGGCGCGCAAAATAAGCACGggcaacaagaacaacaaagTCATCTCGCAGATCGTGCTGCTGGTGCAGAAACTCGAGGCTAACGCCAAATTTATTGAGGAGAAGCGTGCCAAGGTCGACTTTGCGCCCAAGGACCGCGCGCAGGTGGACGCGTTCCTGCGTGACTTTGACTGGGAGAAGACGCCTctcggcgccttcgtcgtcgtgcAGCGCAAGATTAGAGAGCAGAAGGCTaaggcgctcgaggaggcgaggaaggaagacgagaagaaacgaaaggaggaggagaaggatgcGCTCGCCGCGAATGCCGAAGACGACTCTGAGGAGGAGTacgccgacgagctgatggatgacgaggcggaggaggcggaggaagatgaggacgacgaagaagaggacgatgatgtggaagacgatgacgagtAGAATCGTGCGGCCGTGGAGAGATGATCAAGATAAAAAAAAGTGTTTTTTACGGCGTCGTCCGAGTATGCTGGTGTTCGGGTATATATCATGGAGGCTGATGCAACATAATTTCTGGAGGCTGCAGCCCTCAAAACAAGCTTCTTCATTATGATAGGTGGCGTTTCGATAAGTGAACAACTGCTGTCCGAGTTTCTTGCCTGTGCCGAGATGGTATCGTTAGTCGGCTGCCTGTTACGCTACGGCGTTCGAGCATGTTGATGCCGTTTGCAGAGGAGGGCAATAATGCAAGATGAAGACTGGGGTGTGGCACGGCCTGCTAACGGTGACTACCCAGTAGAGGGAGCTTAGGGAAATcagcacctacctacctaggtagttCTGGAGCAGAAGTGTACAGGGGTTCTGTTAATGCACGCACACACGTCGCTGAACGCCCGTCCCCTGGTGATCTTTCCGGCAAACGTCTGCCTGCACAACCTCCAACACCACTTGATCAACATCCATCTCACCCCGTGACTCAACCACGACTTGTTTCACTTATCCTCGTTCGTCAGATCTTTTTGTCTCCCTAAAAAACACCACACATATTGCTGTATCGGAACATCTTCAGAGTTCGGACATCCTACTGACGAGATCGTATTGGATGCGGTGAGCCAATTCCAGCCATGGCTCCCCTTGCGGCAGATCCCCGCCAGCTCGTGGTGGTGCTCAACCCTGCCCGCCGCAAAGTGCTATACACCCTTCTGCACGATATCACGGGCTACATGCGCTCCCAGCTTGAGCTCAAAGACGGCGACCAGATTATCTCGTCAACCACCAACCCGACCTCGCCACCGATCCAAGACCGTAACGCCCCGCTCTTCGTCCccgacgccggccagggccaTGGGggacgcagcagcagccccagCCACCCAGATCGCGGGGGCTCTGGCGTGTACAGCGCTCAGCTCCGCGGcttgaggagggcggcgctgAAGCACTTTGACGAGTGGCGAAAGGACGTCCTGGAGAAAGTCAAGGAGGTTGCCTCTGTCAGAGATGACgacaagatcctcgaggcccgGAAGAAGCGGCATGATGAGATGGAGAAACTAAAGCATGAGTCTCCGGGGGTGGGTGAGGATCTGATCAATTTTGGATACGCGCCAAAGGCTGCGTCGACTGGCGTCGGAAAGGAGGTGGCCATTCTGCAAGAGCACTATCATCCGATTCCGAACAGATTCACCACCATCCCGGCGGAGGACCGGAAGGAGGTGCTCAGCTGCCTTTTAGTCCTCATTCTGTCTACCGGGAGTTACTCTGCGCACTCCAGGGTTTTGGCTCTATACCTCACATCCGCGTTTGAGCTTCCCCTTTCGGCCCTCATCACAGAGGAGACGGAGATTGCCAAGTCTCTCGTCGAGTCCTCGACTTCGACCGAGGGCCAGAAGGCTAGCATGTcagccgaggccgaggccgcgaaACGGCGCCAGGAGAACCAGAAGAGCAGATTCTGGAAGGTCGGTCTGGCTTCGGTGGCTGGCGCCGCTGTCATCGGAATCACGGGTGGCCTGGCAGCTCCGGTTGTTGCTGGGGCTatcggcggcatcatggGAAGCGTCGGGCTTGGTGGCGTCGCCAGTTTTTTAGGCGTCTTCTGGATGAACGGCGCTCTCGTTGGCACGCTCTTCGGCGCCTTCGGGGCCAAGATGACGGGCGAAATGATGGACACCTACGCCAAGGAGGTCGAAGATTTCCGCTTTCTCCCACTCAAGGACGAATGGGGCCAAGACTATAAACGAGCCGACCCCGACGGCAAGCAAGGGGCACGGCTTCGTGTGACCATCGGTATCAACGGATGGCTGAATGAGGAGAGTGATGTGACGAAGCCTTGGCGCAGCCTCGGTGACGAGTCCGAGGTCTTTGCTTTGCGCTACGAGATGAAATCCTTGCTCGCCCTCGGTCGAGAGCTGGACAGTCTTGTTTCGTCGTACGCCTGGAGCTTTGTCAAGGTGGAAATCCTCAAGCGAACCGTCCTGGCTTCTCTCTGGGCTGCACTTTGGCCCGCCTATCTCATCAAAGCTGCTTCACAGATCGACAACCCCTTCAACCTAGCCCGTAATCGCTCCGACAAGGCTGGCCGAGTGCTTGCCGATGCTCTCATCGCCAAAGTGCAGGGAGAACGACCCGTCACGCTGGTAGGCTACTCGCTCGGTGCGCGCGTCATCTATTCGTGCCTACGCTCTCTAGCTGAGCGCCAGGCCTTTGGCTTGGTGGACACCGTGgtcctcatcggcgccccTGTACCCTCCAACAGGGAGCACTGGCAGGTTCTACGGTCCGTCGTATCTGGTCGCATCGTGAACGTGTACTCAGAGACGGACTACATTCTCGGGTTCTTGTATCGCGCAACATCCCTCCAGCTGGGAATCGCGGGTCTCCAAGAGGTGAAAGACATCGAAAGAGTCGAGAACCTGAACCTGAGCTCGGAAGTCAGCGGTCATCTCCGCTATCCTAGCCTGATCGCCAAGATCCTGACGCGATGCGGCTTCCCCAACGTCAAGGGCGGCAACGGTgccatcgagaaggacgAAGACATCAAGATTACTGACCAGGAGGCAGGATCGCAGATGGGCGAGCTTATTCAACTGGAGGCCCAGCCGGACCCCGAGGCAGAACCGCAGCCGATCAAGTCCAAGCAGACAGCGAGGTTTCCGAACGAGCTACGTCATCCGCTGCATCCTGACCCGCCCCTGCGGAAGAAGGTGCCAACTCGCAATAAGGTGTCGAGGGATGACACGACTTCGGTCTCGCAGTCTTTTGATCCTTTGGGGGCTGCTGGGAGTGACCCCTTGAAACTAGGCTCTCTGGGCCAGAGCAGGCAGAAGACAGCTTCGTCTCATCACGAGGATCTCCTTAGTCTGAGCTCTCCGCCTCTGAAGAAGCAGGAGCCGAGTAGCCCCAAGGTTGCTGATCCCCTAAACCTGGGCTCCCTTGGCCAGAGGAACGATGCATATTTCGTTTCTGCAGCTGGCTGCAAGGACGAGGGGCCACAGAAGAAGCCGGAactccctcctcgccctaCTGCAATTCATTCATTCCAAagcgacggcgccctcgatCCACACCACCGTCGTCCCGAGTTACCTATTAGACCCAAAACGTTCCCGGTCCCAGTCCAGGAGGAGGATTCTGatagcgacgacgagagtTTTAAGGGGATTCAGTTGATCGATAACGAAGGCCCGGGAGACTCAACGAGTTCTTcggggccgccgagggccgaTGCCTAGAGTAGATTGCAGAGCATGTGCACGCTGATGGCGGTGTCTAGGTCCGAGAACATGACCAGCTTCGGGATACAGTTGTTCTAACTGTTGCTGTGTATGCCTAGAAACGTGTCTAGACACTCTCTGAAGATGCATTCAGATCCTAACTGCTAGACCCGAGCTGCTGCTTtatctctatctctctctctccctctctctcgttcAGAACATCAAGGCCATCTCTCTGTTCACGAACCGAATCTTCTCAGCAAACGACGGTGGTCGTCCGAAGCGCTACGTCATACTCCTCACTACACTCTGGCTGGAATATACAAACTGTTGACACACCTGGGTTAGCCCTGATGTTTTCGATTATAGAGACTGGTGTACCACATTTTGGCTTGTGATTTAGACTACCAACACTAAGATTCTGGCCTCAAAGATAATACCAGCCTTAGTTCGTTGGGTTTCCTCCACAGGGTGCAAATTGATAAAACAATACACAATCCAGGCTCATAGGAACTGAGATGGCTTCCCCTGTACACAAAGATATCTAGACTTCAGCCTAGGTGCATTCATCACTTTCGTATTGCATTTAATCCTAATTATTCTGAAGGCAGGCGTCTACCATCTAGGTGCATGGCCTGTCTTCGCGACGCAGCACAAAAGATTTTGAGGTCTACCTAAGAATCCAATTGCAAATCCTTGGTACTCGCACGGCTTCAACTGGGTTACTACCCACCCGCATAACTCATTAACCGAAACCGCACAAGCACGCTTGTGTTCTTCTCAAGTTGATATGTGAGATAACCCCACAGACGTTGGACACAGATACGGCGTCATGCTCAGCAAAATAGCAGAATGGAGACGCGGGAGCACAGCTGGCTGGCCGGTTCACGAATCCACCCTACCACGTCGTCTAACTTCTGGTTCGTCTGATCACTGAGACCACCTACCGTGACGCGGCTCTACTTCCGGTTCGTGTGGTTGCCGCGCTAAACAACAAACGGGCGAGCACGGTCTTGTAGAGACCGAATCCAGCACAATCTCGATGATGCGCATAGCCGGATCGAGTGAACATGAGACAAGAAATTGACATGGGCAATCCAGCGCATTAAGCTAAACCGACACATCAACAACCACTTTATACGAACCAGACGCTCAGGAGTCTGAGGTCGTACGTACATGTTAGCAGTGTAGGTAAGCTGGCGCTAAGCCGAGCAATCAGCAAGGAACGACCAACAATAGGCAAGGTACGATAATCAACGCCATCGCGTAACGAATGAGATATACCGGCCCGGCAGAGAACAGCACCCACACCACACAAAGGCTAGTGTGATCGTGTGTAGATAAGCCACGCTGGCATGTCAAGCCTGAGGCGAAACCTGTATTGAACGGTTTACGGTTCACAGTATGCGAACTTTAGTTGAGTAGGTCGGCACTCTGGCGATCGAGACGCCTTCTCGCAACGTGATTGGATCTCGATCTCCGGGTTCACCTGCTGCTTCCCCTCTGAAGTTCCGACGAAGTCACCTCGTATGACATGTGTGGATCGCAGTCGAAGAAACGGTTCCGACCGAAGGGTTCGCTGCCAAACGTCATGGCACTATGGTTTGTT containing:
- a CDS encoding Putative alpha/Beta hydrolase — protein: MAPLAADPRQLVVVLNPARRKVLYTLLHDITGYMRSQLELKDGDQIISSTTNPTSPPIQDRNAPLFVPDAGQGHGGRSSSPSHPDRGGSGVYSAQLRGLRRAALKHFDEWRKDVLEKVKEVASVRDDDKILEARKKRHDEMEKLKHESPGVGEDLINFGYAPKAASTGVGKEVAILQEHYHPIPNRFTTIPAEDRKEVLSCLLVLILSTGSYSAHSRVLALYLTSAFELPLSALITEETEIAKSLVESSTSTEGQKASMSAEAEAAKRRQENQKSRFWKVGLASVAGAAVIGITGGLAAPVVAGAIGGIMGSVGLGGVASFLGVFWMNGALVGTLFGAFGAKMTGEMMDTYAKEVEDFRFLPLKDEWGQDYKRADPDGKQGARLRVTIGINGWLNEESDVTKPWRSLGDESEVFALRYEMKSLLALGRELDSLVSSYAWSFVKVEILKRTVLASLWAALWPAYLIKAASQIDNPFNLARNRSDKAGRVLADALIAKVQGERPVTLVGYSLGARVIYSCLRSLAERQAFGLVDTVVLIGAPVPSNREHWQVLRSVVSGRIVNVYSETDYILGFLYRATSLQLGIAGLQEVKDIERVENLNLSSEVSGHLRYPSLIAKILTRCGFPNVKGGNGAIEKDEDIKITDQEAGSQMGELIQLEAQPDPEAEPQPIKSKQTARFPNELRHPLHPDPPLRKKVPTRNKVSRDDTTSVSQSFDPLGAAGSDPLKLGSLGQSRQKTASSHHEDLLSLSSPPLKKQEPSSPKVADPLNLGSLGQRNDAYFVSAAGCKDEGPQKKPELPPRPTAIHSFQSDGALDPHHRRPELPIRPKTFPVPVQEEDSDSDDESFKGIQLIDNEGPGDSTSSSGPPRADA
- a CDS encoding Putative nucleolar complex protein: MGSQKKNLKATKKFEKNHLKGVLDKRKETAKVKQRMQVKAKKQSKNTKDSEFFKKDEAAAKAKANGHQKDAKVSAMSVDDFFQGGFEDIIDKKDKKSAKKLGKRKRDAPAGEEGFDSDSDAGDFSGEDEPVASDSEDGGSDDDENLGMTKEAMDKLAQNDPEFYKFLKENDPEALDFDENADLAEVDELSAGSDHSDDDEQPKKKRKKDAKKKAAPEEEEVLVDNELTREMVAKWKKLIEEKQSLRAARQVVLAFRCAAHLNEDDADDEKTQRYTISSPEVFHDILIVALKQIPEIISHHLPIKESASGKIYVPTDSKKFHTLSIMIKTFTASIIHLLSTLSDDSTLKLTIGSLEPLVPYLMSFRKLLKALIKTVVNYWARPASSETTKITSFLVLRRLVVIGDKGIRETVLKAVYQGLVSSCRATNINTIQGINLMKNSAAELWGIDQTVGYTTAFTFIRQLAIHLRNSIVKKEKDAHKIVYNWQYTHSLDFWSCVLSEHCSSLKEAEAGKESQLKLLIYPLVQVTLGAMRLIPSPTFFPLRFHLIRSILRLSRATNTYIPLASALIEVLESADMRRFPKASSIKPLDFNVAYKAPKSYLRTRVYQDGVGEQVVELFSEYFTIWAKNIAFPEFTLPVLIQLKRWVKQARKISTGNKNNKVISQIVLLVQKLEANAKFIEEKRAKVDFAPKDRAQVDAFLRDFDWEKTPLGAFVVVQRKIREQKAKALEEARKEDEKKRKEEEKDALAANAEDDSEEEYADELMDDEAEEAEEDEDDEEEDDDVEDDDE